A stretch of Pseudolysobacter antarcticus DNA encodes these proteins:
- the pdsR gene encoding proteobacterial dedicated sortase system response regulator, with protein sequence MARSIAIVEDEPSIRANYVEALTRFGYQVQGYATRSEASRAFNLRLPELVIIDIGLGDEPEGGFELCRELRAKAALLPIIFLTARDSDLDIISGLRLGADDYLTKDISLHHLSARISALFRRLDALSKPMNKETVVEQGPLRLEAERMRVSWNGQEIPLTVTEFWMVHILVRFPGHVKNRDQLMREAQVVVDDATITSHIKRIRKKFIALAPEFDAIETVHGVGYRWRV encoded by the coding sequence ATGGCCCGTTCCATCGCCATCGTCGAAGACGAACCCAGCATCCGCGCCAACTACGTCGAGGCGCTCACGCGTTTCGGTTATCAGGTGCAAGGGTATGCCACGCGCTCGGAAGCAAGCCGTGCGTTCAACCTGCGCCTGCCCGAGCTCGTGATCATCGACATCGGCCTTGGCGACGAGCCTGAAGGCGGCTTCGAACTGTGCCGCGAATTACGCGCGAAAGCGGCATTGTTGCCGATCATTTTCCTGACCGCGCGCGACTCCGATCTCGACATCATTTCCGGCCTGCGTCTCGGTGCCGACGATTACCTGACCAAGGACATCAGCCTGCATCATCTGTCCGCGCGCATCAGTGCGCTGTTTCGCCGGCTTGATGCGCTGAGCAAACCGATGAACAAGGAAACTGTGGTCGAACAAGGCCCGCTGCGCCTTGAGGCCGAGCGCATGCGCGTGAGCTGGAACGGCCAAGAAATTCCGCTGACCGTGACCGAGTTCTGGATGGTGCACATCCTCGTGCGTTTTCCCGGCCATGTGAAAAATCGCGACCAGCTTATGCGCGAGGCACAAGTCGTGGTCGACGATGCCACGATCACCTCGCACATCAAGCGCATCCGCAAGAAATTCATCGCCCTCGCGCCCGAGTTCGACGCGATCGAAACCGTGCATGGCGTCGGTTATCGCTGGCGCGTTTAG
- the rpe gene encoding ribulose-phosphate 3-epimerase encodes MSKQPNVIAPSILSADFARLGEDVRNVLAAGAEWVHFDVMDNHYVPNLTIGPLICEALRKHGITAPIDVHLMVKPVDRIIPDFAAAGATSISFHPEASEHVDRTIQLIRDSGCKPGLVFNPATPLDYLDFVLHKLDLVLIMSVNPGFGGQSFIPTALEKLRRVREMIDRSGRDIRLEVDGGVKVDNIAEIARAGADTFVAGSAIFGKPDYAAVIAAMQAQIAAAHG; translated from the coding sequence ATGAGCAAGCAGCCCAACGTCATCGCCCCGTCCATTCTTTCGGCGGATTTTGCGCGCCTCGGCGAAGACGTGCGCAACGTGCTCGCGGCTGGCGCCGAATGGGTGCATTTCGATGTGATGGATAACCATTACGTGCCCAATCTGACGATCGGTCCGTTGATCTGCGAAGCGCTGCGCAAGCACGGCATCACCGCACCGATCGACGTGCATCTGATGGTCAAGCCAGTGGATCGGATCATTCCGGATTTCGCCGCGGCTGGTGCCACCTCGATCAGCTTTCATCCCGAGGCCAGCGAGCATGTCGATCGCACGATCCAGTTGATTCGCGACAGCGGTTGCAAACCCGGACTGGTTTTCAATCCAGCGACGCCGCTCGACTATCTGGATTTCGTGCTGCACAAACTCGACCTGGTGTTGATCATGTCGGTCAATCCAGGCTTCGGTGGCCAGAGTTTTATTCCGACCGCACTGGAAAAATTACGCCGCGTGCGCGAGATGATTGATCGCAGCGGTCGCGATATCCGGCTAGAAGTCGACGGCGGCGTCAAGGTCGACAACATCGCCGAAATCGCGCGCGCCGGTGCCGATACCTTTGTCGCTGGCTCCGCGATCTTCGGCAAGCCCGACTACGCTGCGGTGATCGCCGCGATGCAAGCGCAGATCGCTGCCGCGCACGGCTGA
- the djlA gene encoding co-chaperone DjlA: MNFIGKIIGGLVGLFLFKGQPFGIVLGIAIGHMFDANAMQFGGFRKAAPRSFIEPLFALAGALCKSDGFVSQSEINATEALMGRLQLDAAQRQHAIGRFTLGKQDGFEVRESIAELRTWCRGRRDLAFLLLDMLLDIIYAEGALAAAKLSLLRSLCHQLNVSEQELAAISAMKGYAYGGARNNSYSNTQQSYGDHGRSAPNRVTNEPDPYAVLGITRDADGRTLKHAYRKLMSQYHPDKLGDVPAEMKRRSEMRATEINAAYEKIKHERGIK, encoded by the coding sequence GTGAATTTCATCGGCAAGATCATCGGCGGACTGGTCGGTTTGTTTCTGTTCAAGGGCCAGCCGTTTGGCATCGTGCTCGGCATCGCGATCGGTCACATGTTCGATGCCAACGCCATGCAGTTTGGTGGCTTCCGCAAGGCGGCACCACGTTCATTCATAGAACCGCTATTCGCGCTGGCCGGTGCTTTGTGCAAATCCGACGGTTTTGTCTCGCAGAGTGAAATCAACGCGACCGAGGCCTTGATGGGTCGGTTGCAGCTAGATGCGGCGCAACGCCAGCACGCGATCGGCCGTTTCACGCTCGGCAAGCAGGATGGTTTCGAGGTGCGTGAGTCGATCGCCGAGTTGCGCACGTGGTGTCGCGGGCGGCGCGATCTGGCGTTCCTGCTGCTCGACATGCTGCTCGATATCATCTACGCCGAGGGCGCGCTGGCCGCAGCCAAACTGAGCCTGCTGCGTAGCTTGTGTCATCAATTGAATGTCAGCGAACAGGAGCTCGCCGCGATCTCGGCGATGAAAGGCTACGCCTACGGCGGCGCGCGCAACAATAGCTACAGCAATACCCAGCAGAGTTATGGCGATCACGGCCGCAGCGCGCCGAATCGCGTGACGAACGAACCTGATCCGTACGCGGTTCTCGGCATCACGCGCGACGCCGACGGGCGCACGCTCAAGCACGCCTATCGCAAACTCATGAGCCAGTATCATCCCGACAAGCTCGGCGACGTACCGGCCGAAATGAAACGTCGATCAGAAATGCGCGCGACCGAAATCAACGCCGCGTACGAGAAGATCAAGCACGAGCGCGGCATCAAATAA
- a CDS encoding phosphoribosylaminoimidazolesuccinocarboxamide synthase, with protein MPTTLLNSELPGLNLIHRGKVRDVFALSADELLIVATDRLSAFDVVLPDPIPGKGEMLTQISNFWFDKTAQVMPNHLTHKSVASVLPHGVDAALYARRSVISKRLKPVPVEAIARGYLIGSGWKDYQASGKLCGITLAAGLRQAEQLPEPIFTPSSKAAVGDHDENISFDSVVATIGAELAEQVRTATLALYRYAAAFALERGIIIADTKFEFGTDVDGKLYVMDEMLTPDSSRFWPAEQYQIGISPPSYDKQFVRDYLETLGWNKQAPGPKLPTPVITGTAAKYAEALQRLAQIQLD; from the coding sequence GTGCCCACCACTTTGCTGAACTCCGAGCTGCCTGGCCTCAACCTGATTCATCGCGGCAAGGTGCGCGATGTGTTTGCGCTTTCGGCCGACGAATTGCTGATTGTGGCGACCGACCGGCTATCCGCATTCGACGTGGTTTTGCCCGATCCCATTCCGGGCAAGGGCGAAATGCTCACGCAGATTTCGAACTTCTGGTTCGACAAGACTGCGCAGGTGATGCCGAACCATCTAACGCACAAATCAGTCGCGAGCGTGTTGCCGCACGGTGTCGATGCCGCGCTGTATGCGCGCCGCAGCGTGATCAGCAAACGACTCAAGCCGGTGCCGGTCGAGGCGATCGCGCGCGGTTATTTGATCGGCTCGGGCTGGAAGGATTATCAGGCCAGCGGCAAGCTTTGCGGCATCACCTTGGCCGCCGGCTTGCGCCAGGCCGAACAATTGCCTGAACCGATTTTCACGCCATCGTCGAAAGCCGCAGTTGGTGATCACGATGAAAATATTTCCTTCGATAGTGTGGTCGCGACCATCGGCGCCGAGCTGGCCGAACAGGTGCGCACGGCGACCTTGGCGCTGTATCGATATGCCGCCGCGTTTGCGCTTGAGCGCGGCATCATTATTGCCGATACCAAATTCGAATTCGGCACCGATGTCGATGGCAAGTTGTACGTGATGGACGAAATGCTGACGCCGGATTCGTCGCGTTTCTGGCCTGCTGAGCAATACCAGATCGGCATCAGCCCGCCAAGTTACGACAAGCAATTCGTGCGCGATTATCTTGAAACACTGGGCTGGAACAAGCAGGCGCCTGGCCCGAAATTGCCGACGCCAGTGATCACCGGCACCGCCGCAAAATACGCCGAGGCGTTACAACGTCTCGCGCAAATCCAGCTCGATTGA
- a CDS encoding DUF962 domain-containing protein translates to MQATNDSQLDQHDDIPVRRPVDAWLGNYSEDHRNPTNILIHWICVPAILWTVIAGLWAVPVPAMIGRPGLWAAVAMFFSFAFYMRLSRALAFGMLVVFAVFGLLSEALYRSVGPTALWQIALGVFVIAWIAQFVGHKIEGKKPSFLTDMAYLLIGPLWLIAKVMRRLGVSY, encoded by the coding sequence ATGCAAGCCACCAACGATAGCCAGCTCGATCAACACGATGACATTCCTGTGCGCCGCCCGGTCGATGCGTGGCTCGGCAATTACAGCGAGGATCACCGCAATCCAACCAATATTCTGATCCACTGGATTTGCGTGCCGGCAATCCTGTGGACGGTGATCGCAGGCCTGTGGGCCGTGCCGGTGCCGGCGATGATCGGGCGACCCGGCTTGTGGGCGGCGGTCGCGATGTTTTTTTCGTTCGCGTTCTACATGCGACTGTCGCGCGCACTCGCGTTCGGCATGCTCGTGGTTTTCGCAGTATTCGGCTTGCTCAGCGAAGCTCTCTATCGCAGCGTCGGCCCGACCGCGTTGTGGCAGATTGCGCTGGGCGTATTCGTGATCGCATGGATCGCACAATTTGTCGGCCACAAGATCGAAGGCAAAAAACCATCGTTCCTGACCGACATGGCGTATCTGCTGATCGGGCCGTTGTGGCTCATTGCCAAAGTAATGCGCCGTCTTGGTGTGAGCTATTGA